In Thermotomaculum hydrothermale, a single genomic region encodes these proteins:
- a CDS encoding PilN domain-containing protein, with translation MRINFSEKPCVEKKEKLFKIYIPILIVSLITILNSMVFLYYRTKNSASHQQINKLKEQIENYNKKMTIASSFLRKIPYKKFKKEYSFYYSISAKKMLSWADLFNQFEKALPEDVKLSMISPKVEGRSVLLSISAEAKSKDSELKFIENLEKNKNFAHPFVEYESFDPVTKILKFSISVQYRNKL, from the coding sequence TTGAGAATTAATTTTAGCGAAAAGCCTTGTGTTGAGAAAAAAGAGAAATTATTCAAAATTTATATTCCAATTTTGATTGTATCGTTGATTACAATTTTAAATTCAATGGTTTTTCTTTACTACAGAACAAAAAACTCTGCATCTCACCAGCAGATTAACAAATTAAAGGAACAGATTGAAAATTATAATAAGAAAATGACAATTGCTTCATCATTTTTGAGAAAGATACCTTATAAAAAATTTAAAAAAGAATACTCATTCTATTATTCAATTTCTGCTAAAAAAATGCTTAGCTGGGCTGATTTGTTTAATCAGTTTGAAAAAGCTTTACCTGAAGATGTTAAACTATCGATGATCTCTCCAAAAGTGGAAGGAAGATCTGTCCTTCTGTCAATATCTGCCGAGGCAAAGTCAAAGGATAGTGAGTTAAAGTTTATAGAAAACCTTGAAAAGAACAAAAATTTTGCACACCCTTTTGTTGAATATGAGTCATTTGACCCTGTAACAAAAATTTTAAAGTTTTCAATTTCGGTTCAATACAGGAATAAGTTATGA
- a CDS encoding sigma-54-dependent transcriptional regulator: MKKILIVDDHKDVLEALNLLLSDKYELSLALSGETAVELIKKKEFDLAIVDLKMEGMNGLEVLDKIKEISPSTKVIILTAHGTIELAVTALKKGASDFIEKPFQVDKLLVNIENILKMKDLEEKEKIQKYKLNLEKKELKFITENKELKKLLKQINTVASKAPNILIKGEGGTGKELLAKIAHIESDRSEYPFVKVNSVLLEPDKFESTLFGDKRNPGLLDYANKGTVFFKHINRLPYDSQLKLLDFLKNDLTYFQKNGVVKKYDLKIIVSTTENFNELVENGKFAEELFYLLNILEFEIPPLRSRREDIMPIANYFLDKYSKEVNKTFKGFTIEVERIFMKYDWPGNVRELENVVERLVLMTNRVNVGSKFLPPGMKYNKRSPEVVLKLYTEKMEEAEEALIRYTLDKYNGNIMKAANAMGITRATLYNKLKRYKLEK, translated from the coding sequence ATGAAGAAAATTTTGATTGTAGATGATCATAAAGATGTTTTAGAAGCTTTAAATTTATTGCTTTCCGATAAATATGAACTATCCCTTGCATTAAGCGGAGAAACTGCTGTTGAACTTATAAAGAAAAAAGAGTTTGATTTAGCAATTGTAGATTTAAAAATGGAAGGAATGAATGGACTTGAAGTCCTTGATAAAATAAAAGAAATATCTCCTTCAACTAAAGTGATTATTTTGACTGCGCATGGAACTATTGAGCTGGCTGTAACTGCATTAAAAAAGGGCGCTTCAGACTTCATAGAAAAACCTTTTCAGGTTGATAAATTACTGGTTAACATTGAAAACATTTTAAAAATGAAAGACTTAGAAGAAAAAGAAAAAATTCAAAAGTATAAATTAAACCTTGAAAAAAAAGAATTAAAATTCATAACAGAAAACAAAGAACTAAAAAAACTTTTAAAACAAATAAATACTGTAGCATCCAAGGCTCCCAATATTCTTATTAAGGGAGAAGGAGGCACTGGTAAAGAGCTACTTGCAAAAATTGCGCATATTGAAAGTGACAGGTCAGAGTACCCCTTTGTAAAAGTAAATTCTGTTTTGCTTGAACCAGATAAATTTGAATCTACCTTATTTGGGGACAAAAGAAATCCAGGATTGCTGGACTACGCAAATAAAGGAACTGTTTTTTTCAAGCATATTAACAGGCTTCCTTATGACTCTCAATTAAAACTTCTTGATTTTCTTAAAAATGATTTGACCTATTTTCAAAAAAATGGAGTGGTAAAAAAATACGACTTAAAAATAATAGTTAGTACTACAGAGAATTTTAATGAACTTGTTGAAAACGGCAAATTTGCAGAGGAACTTTTTTATTTACTTAATATTCTTGAGTTTGAGATACCCCCATTGCGTTCCAGAAGAGAAGATATAATGCCTATTGCAAATTACTTTCTTGACAAATACAGCAAAGAGGTGAACAAAACCTTCAAAGGATTTACCATTGAGGTGGAAAGAATATTTATGAAATATGATTGGCCTGGGAATGTAAGGGAGCTTGAAAATGTGGTAGAAAGGCTTGTTTTAATGACGAATAGGGTTAATGTAGGCTCAAAATTCCTGCCTCCAGGCATGAAATATAATAAGCGTTCCCCTGAAGTTGTGTTAAAATTATATACAGAGAAGATGGAAGAGGCGGAAGAGGCTTTGATAAGGTACACCCTTGACAAGTATAATGGGAATATTATGAAAGCAGCTAATGCAATGGGAATTACCAGAGCAACCCTTTACAATAAATTAAAGAGATATAAACTTGAAAAATAG
- a CDS encoding GspE/PulE family protein — protein MLNIEKLDFNLIKKIPVELMFSYSFVPLKEEKGVLKIAVPDSFDITKIDELETKLGKRIVLQYEDESEIKEILKKSESSQRALEEASSELKLQIVKETEDGEDILSIDAVAKETSPIVKLIDTVIFNALQKRVSDIHIETRDDSVVIKYRVDGVLYQAMDKIDKKYHNEIISRIKVMAELDIAEKRIPQDGRFKVRLKGKNVDFRVSIMPTIHGEDAVIRILDKESTDKDFKSLNLDVLGFPERDKRKLRKFIKEPYGMILVTGPTGSGKTTTLYACISEIKTEEDKIITIEDPVEYQLDGVTQIPVNEKKGLTFAKGLRSILRHDPDKIMVGEIRDSETATIAIQSALTGHLVFTTVHANNVVDVIGRFVHMGIDIYSFVSSLNCILAQRLVRKICPHCKTEVKIDEETLIESGLDPSIYGKYSFYEGKGCFECNGTGYMGRTVISELLDLSDEIRELIINKRPVREIKNKAIEEGMVTLRQSGIEKVLKGITSLKEINKVTFIE, from the coding sequence ATGTTGAATATTGAAAAACTTGATTTTAATTTAATAAAAAAAATTCCAGTAGAATTAATGTTTTCATACAGCTTTGTTCCTTTGAAAGAAGAAAAAGGTGTTTTAAAGATAGCAGTGCCTGATAGTTTTGACATTACAAAAATTGATGAGCTTGAAACAAAATTGGGAAAGCGAATTGTCCTTCAATACGAAGATGAAAGTGAAATTAAAGAAATTTTGAAAAAAAGCGAATCATCCCAGAGAGCATTAGAAGAAGCATCTTCTGAATTAAAGCTGCAAATTGTTAAGGAAACTGAAGACGGGGAAGACATTTTATCAATTGATGCAGTTGCAAAAGAAACAAGTCCTATTGTTAAGTTGATAGATACTGTTATATTTAACGCATTGCAAAAGAGGGTGAGTGATATTCACATTGAAACAAGAGATGATTCTGTTGTAATAAAGTACAGGGTTGATGGTGTACTTTATCAGGCAATGGACAAAATTGATAAGAAATACCACAATGAAATTATTTCAAGAATTAAGGTTATGGCTGAGCTTGACATTGCGGAAAAAAGAATACCTCAGGACGGAAGGTTTAAAGTAAGGTTAAAGGGCAAAAATGTTGATTTTCGTGTTTCTATTATGCCTACAATACATGGCGAGGATGCTGTAATTAGAATCCTTGACAAAGAATCAACTGACAAAGATTTTAAAAGCCTGAATCTTGATGTTTTGGGCTTTCCTGAGAGAGATAAAAGAAAATTAAGAAAGTTTATTAAAGAACCATATGGAATGATACTTGTTACAGGGCCAACGGGAAGCGGTAAAACAACCACACTTTATGCGTGTATTTCTGAGATTAAGACAGAGGAAGACAAAATTATAACAATTGAAGATCCTGTCGAATATCAGCTTGACGGCGTAACTCAAATTCCTGTAAACGAAAAAAAAGGCTTAACCTTTGCAAAGGGATTAAGGTCAATTCTAAGACACGACCCTGACAAAATAATGGTAGGGGAGATAAGAGACTCAGAAACTGCCACAATAGCCATACAATCCGCTTTAACAGGGCATCTGGTTTTTACAACGGTTCATGCTAACAATGTTGTTGATGTTATTGGTAGATTTGTCCATATGGGCATTGATATTTATTCCTTTGTTTCATCATTAAACTGTATTTTAGCCCAGAGGCTTGTAAGAAAGATATGCCCTCATTGTAAAACAGAGGTAAAAATTGACGAAGAAACATTGATTGAATCTGGATTAGACCCTTCTATTTACGGGAAATATTCATTTTATGAAGGCAAAGGCTGTTTTGAATGTAACGGTACAGGCTATATGGGAAGGACAGTTATCTCTGAATTGCTTGACCTCTCTGATGAAATAAGGGAACTAATTATAAATAAAAGGCCTGTAAGAGAGATAAAAAATAAAGCAATAGAAGAGGGAATGGTTACTTTAAGGCAGAGCGGAATTGAAAAGGTTTTAAAAGGCATTACTTCTTTAAAAGAAATTAATAAGGTAACATTTATTGAGTAG
- the dnaB gene encoding replicative DNA helicase, producing MENIRLPYNEEAERGVLGALFLDPENIFKISHIIEVEDFYLTPHRIIFSIILEIFEEGKHFDLITVKNRLQEKGLLENAGGDIYISSLVDNVPMLKNIEEYAEIIVDKAKVRKLMSVAEKILTEGSNDTPSKHLISLVEKDLFEVAIGRNKDVLKLLKDGIVDVISSIEERRDFYLRNKSTQGIVSPFSDLNRFIPAFQPGELVIVAARPSIGKTSFALSMALDIAKKGHVVSIFSLEMPFDQIALRLLCMEGEVNVKAAREGSLSEAEYNKLVQAANALENLKIYVDDSASLTVADLRAKLQKLKMDNDGKLDLVLVDYLQLMHEKTDKREMGNRALEVSQISRGLKILAKDLHVPFIVLSQLNRAIEQRKDAQPMLSDLRESGSIEQDADIVMFLHRKDTKKVGVSEDDSKIPFKDIDLIVAKNRNGPIARVKLLFHKSCTKFVSMQPHMV from the coding sequence ATGGAAAACATAAGGCTTCCTTATAACGAAGAAGCGGAAAGAGGTGTTTTAGGCGCCCTTTTCTTAGACCCTGAAAATATATTTAAAATAAGCCATATTATTGAAGTTGAAGATTTTTATTTAACTCCTCACAGGATAATTTTCTCAATCATTTTAGAGATTTTTGAAGAAGGGAAGCATTTTGATTTAATCACAGTAAAAAACAGGCTTCAGGAAAAAGGTTTACTTGAAAATGCAGGCGGTGATATTTATATCTCTTCTCTGGTAGATAATGTTCCGATGTTAAAAAACATTGAAGAGTATGCTGAGATTATTGTTGACAAGGCTAAGGTAAGAAAATTGATGTCAGTAGCTGAAAAAATTCTAACAGAAGGGAGTAATGACACCCCATCTAAACACCTGATAAGCCTCGTAGAAAAAGACCTTTTTGAGGTTGCAATTGGAAGAAATAAAGATGTTTTAAAACTTTTAAAGGATGGAATTGTTGATGTTATATCGTCTATTGAAGAGAGAAGAGACTTTTATTTAAGAAACAAATCCACCCAGGGGATTGTTTCCCCTTTTTCTGATTTAAATAGATTTATTCCTGCTTTTCAGCCAGGGGAACTTGTTATTGTTGCAGCCAGGCCATCAATAGGAAAAACAAGTTTCGCATTGTCTATGGCTTTGGATATCGCTAAAAAAGGTCATGTAGTAAGTATTTTTTCTCTTGAAATGCCTTTTGATCAAATTGCTTTGAGACTTCTTTGTATGGAAGGGGAAGTTAATGTAAAGGCGGCAAGAGAAGGCTCTCTAAGTGAAGCAGAGTACAACAAGCTTGTTCAGGCTGCAAATGCACTGGAAAATTTAAAAATTTATGTTGATGATAGTGCATCTTTGACAGTTGCTGATTTAAGGGCAAAACTACAAAAATTAAAAATGGACAATGACGGTAAACTTGACCTTGTCCTTGTTGACTATCTACAATTAATGCATGAAAAAACTGATAAAAGGGAAATGGGAAATAGGGCACTGGAAGTGTCTCAAATTTCAAGAGGGTTAAAGATTCTTGCAAAAGACCTGCATGTTCCTTTTATTGTATTATCACAGTTAAACAGGGCAATTGAGCAGAGAAAGGATGCCCAGCCAATGCTTTCTGATTTAAGGGAATCAGGTTCAATAGAACAGGATGCTGATATTGTTATGTTTTTACATAGAAAAGACACTAAAAAAGTCGGTGTAAGTGAAGATGACAGCAAAATACCATTTAAAGACATAGATTTAATTGTAGCTAAAAACAGAAATGGCCCTATTGCAAGGGTGAAATTGTTATTTCATAAAAGCTGTACTAAATTTGTATCAATGCAACCTCATATGGTGTAA
- the pilO gene encoding type 4a pilus biogenesis protein PilO, with product MRVIVDYFFENRKFYLILLSILALNILFFYFFTFNEYNLFHNTKSEIEAVEKELKTVKKQFSQLNKVTKNVKKVKRTIFTIKKNNMKVLEKDFPELTGKIYQILNTYNINFQHISYNKKELRDLGIIKVTIHIPLKTTYYNFRRCLNDLEAIPFPVIIERISVNSVEANSISATVDLGVYYRGKQK from the coding sequence ATGAGAGTGATAGTTGATTATTTTTTTGAAAACAGAAAATTTTATCTAATTCTTCTTTCAATTCTTGCTTTAAATATTTTGTTTTTCTATTTTTTCACATTCAATGAATACAATCTTTTCCATAATACTAAAAGTGAAATTGAAGCTGTGGAGAAAGAACTAAAAACGGTTAAAAAGCAGTTCAGTCAGTTAAACAAAGTAACAAAAAATGTAAAAAAGGTGAAAAGAACAATTTTTACAATCAAAAAAAACAATATGAAAGTGCTCGAAAAGGATTTTCCTGAATTAACAGGCAAAATCTATCAAATTCTTAATACATACAACATAAATTTTCAACACATCTCTTACAACAAAAAGGAATTAAGAGATTTGGGAATAATAAAGGTAACTATTCATATCCCGTTAAAGACAACATATTACAATTTTAGAAGATGTTTAAACGACCTTGAGGCTATTCCTTTCCCGGTTATTATAGAGAGGATTTCGGTAAATTCTGTTGAAGCAAATTCAATATCGGCAACCGTTGACCTTGGAGTTTATTATAGAGGGAAGCAAAAATGA
- a CDS encoding type II secretion system F family protein: MARFICRVGTASGEVINREITANSESEAVSKLKSSGYHVFEVKKKFSLFKGAKKIPEKHFLIFNQEFLALIKAGIPIFNGLSILIKRVENKKLKSILGEILESIKEGKSLAEAFKDYSDYFPPIYPGILFAGEKSGDLAGVLANYLNYQKIMFSTKKKVKSAFVYPAFLVLVAALAIGIIVYVVLPRFSDFYQGFGAQLPLITRMVVATSKWIARNAVFELITVLLGIGFLKHFMSTDKGRVFYEKAMLKIPLIKNIWEKYVTTQFSRTLAILLEGGTPAVQALETLAYSNPSVILSKKLNKSIKMVKDGKPLSEALNSTEFFDPINLDMIKIGEETGSLTTMLKNSAEFEEEELSTLLANITSLVAPFVLLLMGAIIAFILISMYLPLFEVSDIIS, from the coding sequence ATGGCGCGTTTTATATGCAGGGTAGGAACAGCCTCGGGAGAGGTAATAAATAGGGAAATTACAGCAAATTCTGAAAGTGAAGCTGTATCAAAATTAAAGTCATCAGGCTATCATGTATTTGAAGTTAAAAAGAAATTCAGCTTATTTAAAGGGGCAAAAAAAATCCCTGAAAAACATTTTCTTATATTCAATCAGGAGTTTTTGGCTTTGATTAAGGCCGGAATTCCTATTTTTAATGGGTTGTCTATTTTAATAAAAAGGGTTGAGAATAAAAAATTAAAATCTATTTTAGGTGAAATTTTAGAGTCTATAAAAGAGGGAAAATCCCTTGCAGAGGCTTTTAAGGATTATTCAGATTACTTTCCTCCTATTTACCCCGGCATTCTCTTTGCAGGTGAAAAGAGTGGGGATTTAGCCGGTGTTTTGGCCAATTATTTAAATTATCAAAAGATAATGTTTTCTACAAAAAAGAAGGTTAAATCAGCTTTTGTGTACCCGGCATTTCTTGTATTGGTAGCTGCTTTAGCAATAGGAATTATTGTTTATGTTGTTCTCCCAAGGTTTTCTGATTTTTATCAAGGGTTTGGGGCACAATTACCATTAATAACCAGAATGGTTGTTGCCACATCAAAGTGGATAGCCAGAAATGCAGTTTTTGAACTGATTACTGTTCTGTTGGGCATAGGTTTTTTAAAACATTTTATGTCCACAGATAAAGGTAGAGTATTTTATGAAAAAGCAATGTTAAAGATACCTTTAATTAAAAATATATGGGAAAAGTATGTGACTACTCAGTTTTCAAGAACCCTTGCTATTTTGCTCGAAGGAGGCACTCCTGCTGTTCAGGCACTTGAAACCCTTGCATACTCCAATCCGAGCGTTATTCTTTCAAAAAAATTGAATAAAAGTATAAAAATGGTAAAAGATGGAAAACCTCTTTCAGAAGCTTTAAATAGTACTGAATTTTTTGACCCAATTAATCTTGATATGATAAAAATCGGAGAGGAGACAGGTTCTTTAACAACAATGCTCAAAAATTCTGCAGAGTTTGAAGAGGAAGAGCTCAGCACTTTACTTGCGAACATTACTTCACTGGTTGCTCCCTTTGTTTTGCTTTTAATGGGGGCAATTATTGCATTTATTTTAATTTCTATGTATCTTCCATTGTTTGAAGTATCTGATATAATTTCATAA